A single genomic interval of halophilic archaeon DL31 harbors:
- a CDS encoding 2-oxoacid:acceptor oxidoreductase, alpha subunit (TIGRFAM: 2-oxoacid:acceptor oxidoreductase, alpha subunit~KEGG: hbo:Hbor_23330 2-oxoacid:ferredoxin oxidoreductase, alpha subunit~PFAM: Pyruvate flavodoxin/ferredoxin oxidoreductase, N-terminal; Pyruvate/ketoisovalerate oxidoreductase): MPADFNWAIGGEAGDGIDSTGQIFARALSRAGRHVFTSKDFASRIRGGYTAYKVRTAIDPVESVVDRLDVLIALTQRTVDENIDELHDGSVIVYDGERTSMQDLEVPEEMIGMTVPLKSLAEDAGGGIMRNVVALGAACEITDFPIEHLGSSLEKRFGDKGQALVDNNKEAAQLGAEYVRENYAEESENFDYELETTDEDYVLLNGDEAIGMGAIAAGCRFYAGYPITPATDVMEYLTGRLEHYGGHVVQAEDELSAINMALGGARAGARSMTATSGPGLDLMTETFGLVATSETPLVIADVMRSGPSTGMPTKQEQGDLNTTLYGGHGEIPRFVLAPTTISECFWKTVEAFNLAEKYQTPVYLVSDLAMAVTERTFSPEAFDMDEVEIDRGKLVDEDEVEEWLDDDGHFRAHAATEDGISPRAKPGTTDGAHMSTGLEHNELGRRTEDTDVRVEQVQKRQRKVETAREREDWSPREFGNPDADNLVVSWGSNEGTIVEAMDLLGEDAADIRFLSVPYMFPRPDLTEDFEAAEQVVVVECNATGQFADVLEHDTLQRVDRVNKYNGVEFNADELADDITEALS, from the coding sequence ATGCCTGCGGACTTCAATTGGGCCATCGGCGGCGAAGCTGGCGATGGAATCGACTCGACTGGGCAGATCTTCGCGCGAGCGCTCTCCCGGGCCGGTCGACACGTGTTCACTTCGAAGGACTTCGCATCGCGTATCCGCGGCGGATACACGGCGTACAAAGTCCGAACCGCTATCGACCCTGTCGAGAGTGTCGTCGACCGTCTCGACGTGCTCATCGCGCTGACTCAGCGTACGGTCGACGAGAATATCGACGAGCTCCACGACGGCTCGGTGATCGTCTACGACGGCGAGCGCACCTCGATGCAGGACCTCGAGGTGCCCGAGGAGATGATCGGGATGACCGTCCCGCTCAAATCGCTGGCCGAGGACGCCGGCGGCGGCATCATGCGCAACGTCGTCGCGCTCGGGGCCGCCTGCGAAATCACCGACTTCCCCATCGAGCATCTCGGCTCCTCGCTGGAGAAGCGCTTCGGCGATAAGGGCCAGGCGCTCGTCGACAACAACAAGGAAGCCGCCCAACTCGGCGCGGAGTACGTTCGCGAGAACTACGCCGAGGAGAGCGAGAACTTCGATTACGAACTCGAAACCACTGACGAGGACTACGTCCTCCTCAACGGCGACGAGGCCATCGGGATGGGCGCTATCGCCGCCGGCTGCCGGTTCTACGCCGGCTATCCCATCACGCCCGCGACGGACGTGATGGAGTATCTGACCGGCCGGCTGGAGCATTACGGGGGCCACGTCGTTCAAGCCGAGGACGAACTCTCGGCCATCAACATGGCGCTGGGCGGCGCCCGCGCGGGCGCCCGCTCGATGACTGCGACCTCCGGGCCGGGTCTCGACCTGATGACCGAGACGTTCGGACTGGTCGCGACCAGCGAGACGCCGCTGGTCATCGCGGACGTGATGCGGTCGGGCCCCTCGACAGGGATGCCGACCAAGCAGGAGCAGGGCGACCTCAACACGACCCTCTACGGTGGACACGGCGAGATTCCCCGCTTCGTGCTGGCGCCGACGACCATCTCGGAGTGTTTCTGGAAAACTGTCGAGGCGTTCAACCTCGCCGAGAAGTACCAGACGCCGGTCTATCTGGTCTCTGACCTCGCGATGGCGGTCACCGAGCGGACGTTCTCGCCGGAGGCCTTCGATATGGACGAGGTCGAGATCGACCGTGGCAAACTCGTCGACGAGGACGAGGTCGAGGAGTGGCTCGACGACGATGGTCATTTCCGCGCCCACGCCGCCACCGAGGACGGCATCAGCCCGCGCGCCAAGCCCGGGACGACTGACGGTGCTCACATGTCGACGGGGCTGGAGCACAACGAACTCGGCCGCCGGACAGAAGACACGGACGTCCGCGTCGAGCAGGTTCAGAAACGCCAGCGAAAGGTCGAGACCGCTCGCGAGCGCGAGGACTGGAGTCCGCGGGAGTTCGGCAACCCAGACGCCGACAACCTCGTTGTCTCCTGGGGGTCGAACGAGGGGACCATCGTCGAGGCGATGGACCTGCTGGGCGAGGACGCGGCCGATATTCGCTTCCTCTCGGTGCCCTACATGTTCCCCCGGCCGGACCTGACCGAGGATTTCGAGGCCGCCGAACAGGTCGTCGTCGTCGAGTGTAACGCGACGGGCCAGTTCGCGGACGTGCTGGAACACGACACGCTCCAGCGCGTGGACCGGGTGAACAAGTACAACGGGGTCGAGTTCAACGCGGACGAACTCGCAGACGACATTACGGAGGCTCTCTCATGA
- a CDS encoding pyruvate ferredoxin/flavodoxin oxidoreductase, beta subunit (TIGRFAM: 2-oxoacid:acceptor oxidoreductase, beta subunit, pyruvate/2-ketoisovalerate~KEGG: htu:Htur_1985 pyruvate ferredoxin/flavodoxin oxidoreductase, beta subunit~PFAM: Thiamine pyrophosphate enzyme, C-terminal TPP-binding) has protein sequence MSSDVRFIDFKSDKQPTWCPGCGDFGTMNGMMKALANTGNDPDNTFVVAGIGCSGKIGTYMHSYALHGVHGRALPVGTGVKMANPDLEVMVAGGDGDGYSIGAGHFVHAVRRNVDMSYVVMDNRIYGLTKGQASPTSREDFETSTTPDGPKQPPVNPLALALSAGGTFIAQSFASDAKRHAELVQQAIEHDGFGFVNVFSPCVTFNDTDTYDYFRDNLQDLDETDHDASDFDQAKDRILDADSEYQGILYQDENSVPYHEAHGVTEDMTEIPDGAPENATDLVREFY, from the coding sequence ATGAGTAGCGACGTTCGATTCATCGATTTCAAATCAGACAAGCAGCCAACCTGGTGTCCCGGATGCGGTGATTTCGGGACGATGAACGGCATGATGAAGGCGCTGGCGAACACGGGGAACGACCCCGACAACACGTTCGTCGTCGCCGGCATCGGCTGTTCGGGCAAGATTGGCACGTACATGCACAGCTACGCGCTCCACGGCGTCCACGGCCGGGCCTTGCCCGTCGGAACGGGCGTAAAGATGGCCAACCCCGACCTCGAAGTGATGGTCGCGGGCGGCGACGGGGACGGCTACTCCATCGGCGCGGGCCACTTCGTCCACGCTGTGCGGCGGAACGTCGACATGTCCTACGTCGTGATGGACAACCGCATCTACGGCCTCACCAAGGGCCAGGCCTCGCCGACCTCGCGTGAGGACTTCGAGACCTCAACGACGCCTGACGGGCCCAAGCAGCCGCCGGTCAACCCCCTCGCGCTCGCACTCTCTGCGGGCGGGACGTTCATCGCCCAGTCGTTCGCCTCCGACGCCAAGCGCCACGCCGAACTGGTCCAGCAGGCAATCGAGCACGACGGCTTCGGCTTCGTCAACGTGTTCTCACCGTGTGTCACGTTCAACGACACGGACACCTACGACTACTTCCGCGACAACCTCCAGGACCTGGACGAGACCGACCACGACGCCTCGGACTTCGACCAGGCCAAGGACCGCATCCTCGACGCCGACAGCGAGTATCAAGGTATCCTCTATCAGGACGAGAACTCGGTTCCGTACCACGAGGCCCACGGCGTCACCGAGGATATGACCGAGATTCCCGACGGCGCGCCCGAGAACGCGACGGACCTCGTCCGCGAGTTCTACTAA
- a CDS encoding MATE efflux family protein (KEGG: htu:Htur_1362 MATE efflux family protein~TIGRFAM: Multi antimicrobial extrusion protein MatE~PFAM: Multi antimicrobial extrusion protein MatE): protein MELVSSRTRAIWRRAVSLGWPISVQQTFTTLMRTVDIIVTGLFSPAAVAAVGLADLYAQFPLRVGLGLGSGAITLSSQETGRGADVDRDRAITLALALGALCGLPLVGVGFLYGQPLIALLGAEPEVARLGGLYLTLVFGVAPMRIVGLIGARALQGAGDTRTPMVLNGGVNLLNAFLTVGLGLGIGFFPRLGIVGVGLATAISRTIEAGAILAVIGGSRAALSFEPTWDPTIARQVVSVSLPTFAEGMSTSLANFPFNSLLLLFGTEANAAYHIGRRVYQQLAGPFYRSASTVTSIIVGQTLGEGDTAEARTNAIGLLSLSFGLLTVMGTVMILAAEPIVTLFTDDPATRQFAVAFTRVYGVSMPLFGIFFPLAGALRGAGDTRTPFYARLVGAFVFMVGGSYLLAVTLGYDLWGVYAGMVLSYSCMAAIVAAGFKWGGWRDTAVSMIEERQDGGG, encoded by the coding sequence ATGGAGCTGGTGAGCTCCCGGACTCGCGCAATCTGGCGGCGCGCAGTCAGCCTGGGCTGGCCCATTTCGGTCCAGCAGACGTTCACGACGCTGATGCGGACGGTCGACATCATCGTCACGGGGTTGTTCTCGCCGGCCGCAGTGGCCGCAGTGGGGCTGGCTGATCTCTACGCGCAGTTCCCGCTCCGCGTCGGTCTCGGTCTCGGCTCAGGGGCGATTACCCTCTCAAGTCAAGAGACGGGCCGCGGCGCAGACGTGGACCGGGACCGCGCGATTACGCTCGCGCTCGCGCTCGGGGCGCTGTGTGGACTCCCGTTGGTGGGCGTGGGCTTCCTCTACGGCCAGCCGCTGATCGCCCTACTTGGCGCGGAGCCGGAAGTCGCACGACTGGGCGGTCTCTATCTCACCCTCGTGTTCGGTGTTGCACCCATGCGCATCGTCGGCCTCATCGGCGCACGCGCGCTGCAGGGTGCTGGCGATACGCGGACACCGATGGTGCTCAACGGCGGCGTGAATCTGTTGAACGCTTTCCTGACGGTCGGCCTGGGGCTCGGTATTGGCTTCTTCCCCCGGCTGGGAATCGTCGGCGTCGGCCTCGCAACGGCGATCAGTCGGACCATTGAGGCGGGAGCCATCCTCGCCGTCATCGGCGGCTCACGCGCGGCGCTCTCATTCGAGCCGACGTGGGACCCTACTATCGCGCGGCAGGTCGTATCGGTCAGCCTCCCGACGTTCGCGGAGGGGATGAGCACCTCCCTGGCGAACTTCCCGTTCAACTCCCTGCTGTTGCTGTTCGGGACGGAGGCGAACGCGGCCTACCACATCGGGCGGCGTGTCTACCAGCAGCTCGCGGGGCCGTTCTACCGCTCGGCCAGCACCGTCACCAGCATCATCGTCGGCCAGACGCTGGGCGAGGGTGACACCGCCGAAGCACGCACCAACGCCATCGGGCTACTCTCGCTGAGTTTCGGCCTCCTGACGGTGATGGGCACGGTGATGATCCTCGCCGCCGAGCCCATCGTCACGCTGTTTACTGACGACCCCGCGACGCGCCAGTTCGCGGTCGCGTTCACACGCGTCTACGGCGTCTCGATGCCGCTGTTCGGCATCTTCTTCCCACTCGCAGGGGCGCTGCGCGGCGCCGGTGACACCCGGACGCCGTTCTACGCACGGCTGGTGGGCGCGTTCGTCTTCATGGTCGGCGGGTCGTATCTGCTGGCGGTTACACTCGGGTACGACCTCTGGGGTGTGTACGCCGGGATGGTACTCTCCTACAGCTGTATGGCAGCCATCGTCGCCGCCGGCTTCAAGTGGGGCGGCTGGCGGGACACCGCCGTATCGATGATTGAAGAGCGACAGGATGGGGGTGGCTGA
- a CDS encoding geranylgeranyl reductase (KEGG: hmu:Hmuk_3091 FAD dependent oxidoreductase~TIGRFAM: Geranylgeranyl reductase, plant/prokaryotic~PFAM: FAD dependent oxidoreductase) codes for MGREHKLFMSDRFDVVIAGAGPAGAQCARDLAQRGYDVVVLETEAEDEFPRQSNKSTAGTFPSMMAAFGIPDDVVMNYTHDVVLESPNHHFVEQQPGAVLEFAEFKRFLVADSREEGAEYWFDARVSRPITENGKPVGVRYNGGEEVYGDIIIDATGPAAPLAKELGVSDLSRKKQAIGVEYEMEGIEINHPEFANLTNSMMLRLDHDLAPGGYSWIFHTGEDQAKVGICYLQNQAHENYGKDGMGIDDYLQYWLDTDPRFADAEKLEGKVHRGSAHIQMPGELSTDNFMAIGDTVPTIDPLWGEGIHKGMQSGRAAATTADRCLTPDNPDTSAKGTAIYNKLWHSEVAPRMRERLLMTELLYLAPNSRYDTLMQDLAESDENTLAKANAGNLKAMLKLVRVRDVPLLARFARERLSE; via the coding sequence ATGGGTAGGGAGCATAAACTGTTCATGTCCGACCGTTTTGACGTGGTTATCGCGGGGGCCGGTCCGGCCGGGGCGCAGTGTGCCCGGGACCTGGCCCAGCGAGGCTACGACGTTGTCGTCCTCGAGACGGAGGCCGAGGACGAGTTCCCGCGTCAGAGCAACAAATCGACTGCCGGAACCTTCCCCTCCATGATGGCCGCGTTCGGGATTCCCGACGACGTGGTCATGAACTACACCCACGACGTGGTCCTCGAATCGCCAAACCACCACTTTGTCGAGCAACAGCCCGGTGCAGTCCTCGAGTTCGCCGAGTTCAAGCGCTTCCTCGTCGCCGACAGCCGCGAGGAGGGCGCTGAATACTGGTTCGACGCACGAGTCTCACGGCCGATTACGGAAAACGGCAAGCCAGTGGGCGTGCGCTACAACGGCGGCGAGGAGGTCTACGGCGACATCATCATCGACGCCACGGGCCCCGCAGCGCCGCTGGCGAAAGAACTGGGAGTGAGCGACCTCTCCCGCAAGAAGCAGGCGATCGGTGTCGAGTACGAAATGGAGGGCATCGAGATCAACCACCCCGAGTTCGCCAACCTCACGAACTCGATGATGCTCCGGCTCGACCACGACCTCGCCCCCGGTGGCTACTCCTGGATCTTCCACACCGGAGAGGACCAGGCGAAGGTCGGGATTTGCTACCTCCAGAACCAGGCCCACGAGAACTACGGCAAGGACGGCATGGGTATCGACGACTACCTCCAGTACTGGCTCGACACCGACCCGCGCTTCGCGGACGCCGAGAAACTCGAGGGGAAGGTCCACCGCGGGTCGGCCCACATCCAGATGCCGGGCGAGCTCAGCACTGACAACTTCATGGCCATCGGCGACACCGTCCCGACCATCGACCCGCTCTGGGGTGAGGGGATTCACAAAGGGATGCAGTCGGGCCGCGCGGCGGCGACGACCGCCGACCGCTGTCTCACGCCGGACAACCCCGACACCTCCGCGAAGGGGACGGCCATCTACAATAAGCTCTGGCACAGCGAGGTGGCGCCACGGATGCGCGAGCGCCTGCTGATGACGGAACTGCTCTACCTTGCGCCCAACAGCCGCTACGACACGCTGATGCAGGATCTGGCCGAGTCCGACGAGAACACGCTTGCGAAGGCCAACGCAGGCAACCTCAAGGCGATGCTGAAGCTGGTTCGGGTCCGCGACGTGCCGTTGCTCGCACGGTTCGCCCGCGAGCGCCTCTCGGAGTAG
- a CDS encoding 2,5-didehydrogluconate reductase (KEGG: hje:HacjB3_14100 aldo/keto reductase~PFAM: Aldo/keto reductase), producing the protein MSDEKPTGADVLTSDDCPRVDGMPMLGMGTWQLTDAEVAPTAISDALEMGYRHVDTAEAYDNHTLVGDGIARSAVDREDLFLATKVWTSNLGYEDAIEAATQAVDDLGVDSVDLLYVHWPAAAYDPEETFQAFDQLVDEGVTDRIGVSNFEPDQLAEATEYADHDIFAHQFECHPLLQQQAVREASEEHDINPVAYSPLARGEVFDTEAMSEIASHHDVSEARVSLAWLRERGVSAIPKASSTDHLQDNLASLSLQLSDDDLETIDGLSENNRMVDPEFGPWNQ; encoded by the coding sequence ATGAGCGATGAGAAGCCGACTGGCGCCGACGTTCTGACTTCGGATGACTGCCCTCGTGTCGATGGCATGCCGATGCTGGGGATGGGGACGTGGCAGCTTACTGATGCGGAGGTCGCGCCAACCGCGATTTCCGACGCCCTGGAGATGGGGTACCGCCACGTCGACACCGCGGAGGCGTACGACAACCACACCCTCGTCGGCGACGGCATCGCCCGCAGCGCCGTCGACCGCGAGGATCTCTTCCTCGCGACGAAGGTCTGGACCTCGAATCTCGGCTACGAGGACGCCATCGAGGCAGCAACCCAGGCCGTCGACGACCTGGGTGTCGACAGTGTCGACCTGCTGTACGTCCACTGGCCGGCAGCGGCCTATGACCCCGAAGAGACGTTCCAGGCGTTCGACCAACTGGTCGACGAGGGCGTCACGGACCGCATCGGCGTCTCCAACTTCGAGCCCGACCAGCTCGCCGAAGCGACTGAGTACGCCGACCACGACATTTTCGCCCACCAGTTCGAGTGTCATCCGCTCCTCCAACAGCAGGCCGTCCGCGAAGCCTCCGAAGAACACGACATCAACCCAGTCGCCTACTCGCCGCTGGCTCGCGGCGAGGTGTTCGATACCGAGGCCATGAGTGAGATAGCGAGTCACCACGACGTGAGTGAAGCGCGTGTCAGTCTGGCGTGGCTCCGCGAGCGTGGTGTGAGTGCAATCCCGAAGGCCTCCAGCACGGACCACCTCCAGGACAACTTGGCGTCGCTCTCACTCCAGCTCTCTGACGACGACCTCGAGACAATCGACGGGCTGAGCGAAAACAACCGGATGGTCGACCCTGAGTTCGGTCCCTGGAACCAGTAG
- a CDS encoding hypothetical protein (KEGG: nph:NP4560A hypothetical protein), producing the protein MNGQRTGLIDGIRIDVARLHATWMELLFPRQLNPSKVLGRWEPETTGQKLSYYGWAAIGLPLVLFGYPLLLLGFATRFYAKKVDSATTRLGVVGVVGLAAVTWGLLTVAAWVRQFSFDGLVAVAAAGAVATVSAGLAYVLSRRGGRATSVVLAYPAAMTALFLPPVVAALYSPALAGVLTGSTELAIWILDNVLTVGGLNEIIRDRFALQGPAYVLMWFGIAVPLGWLLGCVVTLADLVRPQSEESNSGGSVDF; encoded by the coding sequence ATGAACGGGCAACGAACCGGTCTCATCGACGGAATCCGCATCGACGTCGCGCGCCTCCACGCGACGTGGATGGAGCTGCTGTTTCCCCGCCAGCTGAACCCCTCTAAAGTCCTCGGTCGCTGGGAGCCCGAGACCACAGGGCAGAAGCTGAGCTACTACGGGTGGGCCGCCATCGGCCTCCCGCTCGTCCTGTTCGGCTACCCCCTCCTCCTGCTCGGGTTCGCCACGCGGTTCTATGCCAAAAAAGTGGACTCTGCGACCACCCGGCTGGGCGTCGTCGGTGTCGTCGGCCTCGCCGCGGTCACGTGGGGGCTGCTCACTGTGGCGGCTTGGGTGCGGCAGTTCTCCTTCGATGGTCTCGTTGCTGTCGCTGCTGCAGGTGCCGTGGCGACCGTGTCGGCGGGACTGGCCTACGTCCTCTCCCGTCGCGGCGGCCGAGCGACGAGCGTGGTGCTTGCCTACCCCGCAGCCATGACCGCGCTCTTTCTCCCGCCGGTCGTCGCCGCGCTGTACTCCCCCGCGCTGGCGGGCGTCCTGACCGGGAGCACCGAACTCGCCATCTGGATTCTGGACAACGTGCTCACGGTTGGTGGGCTCAACGAAATCATCCGTGACCGCTTCGCCCTCCAGGGGCCGGCATACGTGCTGATGTGGTTCGGCATCGCCGTCCCGCTGGGCTGGCTGCTGGGCTGTGTCGTCACGCTCGCGGACCTCGTTCGGCCCCAGAGCGAGGAGTCAAACAGCGGCGGGAGCGTCGATTTCTAA
- a CDS encoding protein of unknown function DUF373 (PFAM: Protein of unknown function DUF373~KEGG: hvo:HVO_0882 hypothetical protein) translates to MSTLVLCVDRSNDIGSKTSVVMPVAGWEAVRSLVTDVGLADPEDASVNSLLEALRVSRDLQDSGDEAIVAVVSGGTDSRVGADRAIAQQIDELIERYGAESAVVVVDSAEDERAVPIIESRIGVDSVDRVVVRQARDIESTYYLLKQFLGDEELRSTVMVPLGVALIVLPALAIQFSTQVAMAGLASLLGAVLLFKGLSIDDLLEDTPEQIREALYSGQLSVVTYVVAAGLALVGAFLGALSATNVAGNGPTLVQAVLFIYDAVPWLALAALTASAGRLVDEYIRDGDIPSPVLNLPSGVLAVGLVVRGFSGYFLEAQGVLDQFTLTLGTQTMTLQPGHRLLAFIVAGIVVSLVGVRMAARVTDETAEEAVGK, encoded by the coding sequence GTGAGTACGTTGGTCCTCTGTGTGGACCGTTCGAACGACATCGGCTCGAAGACGAGCGTCGTCATGCCCGTCGCTGGCTGGGAAGCCGTGCGCTCGCTCGTCACCGACGTGGGGCTGGCCGACCCCGAAGACGCGAGCGTGAACTCCCTGCTGGAGGCGCTCCGGGTCTCCCGCGACCTACAGGACAGCGGCGACGAAGCCATCGTGGCCGTCGTCTCCGGCGGCACCGACTCCCGCGTGGGCGCCGACCGAGCTATCGCCCAGCAGATCGACGAACTGATCGAGCGGTATGGCGCCGAATCCGCCGTCGTCGTCGTCGACAGCGCGGAGGACGAGCGCGCGGTCCCGATTATCGAGTCCCGCATCGGCGTCGACAGCGTCGACCGGGTCGTGGTGCGGCAGGCCCGCGATATCGAGTCGACATACTACCTGCTCAAGCAGTTCCTGGGTGACGAAGAGCTTCGCTCGACGGTGATGGTGCCGCTGGGTGTCGCCCTCATCGTGCTGCCCGCGCTCGCGATTCAGTTCTCCACCCAGGTGGCGATGGCCGGACTCGCGTCACTCCTGGGAGCGGTGTTACTGTTCAAAGGGCTCTCCATCGACGATCTGTTGGAAGACACGCCGGAGCAGATTCGGGAAGCACTCTACTCCGGGCAGCTCTCGGTCGTCACCTATGTCGTCGCGGCGGGGCTGGCGCTCGTCGGCGCCTTCCTCGGCGCGCTCTCGGCGACCAACGTCGCCGGCAACGGCCCGACGCTGGTTCAGGCGGTGCTGTTCATCTACGACGCGGTTCCGTGGCTCGCACTTGCGGCGCTGACGGCCTCGGCGGGCCGCCTCGTCGACGAGTACATCCGTGACGGAGATATCCCCTCGCCGGTGTTGAACCTCCCCTCGGGCGTCCTGGCGGTCGGACTGGTCGTCCGCGGCTTCTCGGGCTACTTCTTGGAAGCACAGGGCGTTCTTGACCAGTTCACACTCACGTTGGGGACACAGACCATGACCCTCCAGCCGGGTCACCGACTCTTAGCGTTCATCGTCGCTGGCATCGTCGTCTCACTGGTCGGCGTCAGGATGGCCGCAAGGGTGACCGACGAGACTGCAGAAGAAGCCGTCGGGAAGTGA
- a CDS encoding signal peptide peptidase SppA, 36K type (KEGG: hmu:Hmuk_2828 signal peptide peptidase SppA, 36K type~TIGRFAM: Peptidase S49, SppA~PFAM: Peptidase S49) produces the protein MSDRIDRMGRLLVVVVGVLVAALVGWLLFVEYVTNIADLLGILLVILVAGVGLRLASGFAGSKFPQYNVAEVGVEGPITRDGGGSKPIPTGPVGATADEIVEQVEQADDDPAVDALLVHLNTPGGEVVPSDDIRNAVEAFDGPTVAYATDVCASGGYWIASGCDELWARDLSVVGSIGVIGSRPNLADLAERLGVSYEQFTAGEYKDAGTPLKQIEPEEREYLQSIIDDLYGKFVGRVSEGRELTEGEIRETEARVYLGDDAAEMGLVDSLGTKEAVKDRLEEELGEEVTVREFEPQRGPLARVGMGARTVAYAFGAGLASRIDADGLGFEFRT, from the coding sequence ATGTCAGATCGAATCGACCGAATGGGCCGACTGCTCGTCGTTGTCGTTGGGGTGCTGGTGGCAGCGCTCGTCGGGTGGCTCCTGTTCGTCGAGTATGTTACCAATATCGCTGACCTACTGGGCATTCTCCTGGTGATTCTGGTCGCTGGCGTCGGGCTCCGGCTTGCCAGCGGCTTCGCCGGGAGCAAGTTCCCGCAGTACAACGTCGCTGAAGTCGGTGTCGAAGGCCCGATTACCCGTGACGGCGGGGGCTCGAAACCCATCCCGACCGGGCCCGTCGGTGCGACCGCAGACGAAATCGTCGAGCAGGTCGAGCAGGCCGACGACGACCCTGCCGTCGACGCGCTGCTGGTCCACCTCAACACGCCCGGTGGCGAAGTGGTCCCCAGCGACGACATCCGAAACGCCGTCGAGGCCTTCGACGGGCCGACGGTGGCCTATGCGACGGACGTCTGTGCCAGCGGCGGCTACTGGATCGCCTCGGGCTGTGACGAACTCTGGGCCCGGGACCTCTCGGTCGTCGGCTCGATCGGCGTAATCGGCTCGCGGCCGAACCTCGCAGACCTCGCAGAGCGTCTCGGCGTCAGCTACGAGCAGTTCACCGCGGGCGAGTACAAGGACGCGGGGACGCCCCTGAAGCAGATCGAACCAGAGGAGCGGGAGTATCTCCAGAGCATCATCGACGACCTCTACGGCAAATTCGTCGGCCGGGTCTCGGAGGGGAGAGAGCTCACTGAAGGGGAAATCCGCGAGACCGAAGCACGCGTCTACCTCGGCGACGATGCGGCCGAGATGGGGCTTGTCGACAGTCTCGGGACGAAGGAGGCGGTGAAGGATCGCCTCGAGGAGGAGCTTGGCGAGGAGGTCACCGTTCGGGAGTTCGAGCCCCAGCGTGGCCCGCTCGCCCGCGTCGGGATGGGCGCCAGGACAGTCGCCTACGCGTTCGGCGCGGGACTCGCGAGCCGAATCGACGCGGATGGCCTTGGGTTCGAGTTCCGAACCTGA
- a CDS encoding hypothetical protein (KEGG: hla:Hlac_0452 hypothetical protein), which produces MVTKQDVLEQYDVAELKAENNVDLPDEKLENGSKGELIKLAGQLRDRRNDLNQLASERASKRDDLNAKTREKVDGAQEHREKRDELNEQVQEHKEKRNDLNADANELFDEVEEMKEDLELDDGKDAEELREEIEDLEFRQQTEVLSAEDERELIEKIEEKREQLAEREEKVDQTGDLDQKVEEAEEVRSEASQHHQKVTELADNAQEHHNEMIEAYREADEVRDEADEMHELFVEAQEAADQHHEDFVRVQKRLRELDKEEEEERKDEREKKMEEEKEEAEEIYQKFKEGETLDTEDLMKLQKTGLL; this is translated from the coding sequence ATGGTTACGAAACAGGACGTACTCGAACAGTACGACGTCGCAGAACTGAAAGCAGAGAACAACGTCGACCTCCCCGACGAGAAGTTGGAGAATGGCTCGAAGGGCGAGCTCATCAAGCTGGCCGGCCAGCTTCGGGACCGACGAAACGATCTGAACCAGCTCGCCTCCGAGCGAGCCTCCAAGCGGGACGACCTCAACGCGAAGACGCGGGAGAAGGTCGACGGGGCCCAGGAACACCGCGAGAAGCGCGACGAGCTCAACGAGCAGGTGCAGGAGCACAAAGAAAAGCGCAACGACCTCAACGCCGACGCCAACGAACTTTTCGACGAGGTCGAGGAGATGAAAGAGGACCTCGAACTCGACGACGGCAAGGACGCCGAGGAGCTCCGCGAGGAGATCGAGGACCTCGAGTTCCGCCAGCAGACCGAAGTGCTCTCGGCCGAGGACGAGCGCGAACTCATCGAGAAGATCGAGGAGAAGCGCGAGCAGCTCGCCGAGCGCGAGGAGAAAGTCGACCAGACCGGTGACCTCGACCAGAAGGTCGAGGAGGCAGAGGAGGTCCGCTCCGAGGCGAGCCAGCACCACCAGAAGGTGACGGAGCTGGCCGACAACGCCCAGGAGCACCACAACGAGATGATCGAGGCCTACCGCGAAGCGGACGAGGTTCGTGACGAGGCCGACGAGATGCACGAGCTGTTCGTCGAAGCCCAGGAGGCCGCCGACCAGCACCACGAGGACTTCGTGCGCGTCCAGAAGCGCCTCCGCGAGCTCGACAAGGAAGAAGAAGAAGAGCGCAAGGACGAGCGCGAGAAGAAGATGGAAGAGGAGAAGGAGGAAGCCGAGGAGATCTACCAGAAGTTCAAGGAAGGCGAAACCCTCGACACCGAGGACCTGATGAAGCTCCAGAAGACGGGGCTTCTCTAA